A part of Bufo bufo chromosome 7, aBufBuf1.1, whole genome shotgun sequence genomic DNA contains:
- the LOC121008565 gene encoding E3 ubiquitin-protein ligase TRIM11-like — protein MASADLRAELDCSICLSFYTDPVSLRCGHNFCRSCIVSALDAQEAAGVYSCPDCRAEYPERLALEKNRKLGNIVERLLSAQPDMEETGIFCTYCDSPVSAVKTCLQCEASFCEKHLSRHSKSSEHTLVEPTVTLRERKCSTHKEVLKYYCPIDAACICVSCWVAGDHKGHDVELLDVASVKKKEKLRSVIENLKSAREEAARRVQKLKYHETRQKVKSARFAERVTGLFTDFKEKLNDLEKLIQGEISRQKDQVSFSVQDLIIQVELQKGDLSKKIDRFEGLCNITEPLSLLQEDISNGDISDRSCDVIRNVKDAQCLDEGIVSLIFQRGLLRFADNLKKRPFPVTKKSDVLLDIETAHNNIIISLDLRSASYTPTLQNRLDGPKRFKSVQVLSSRSFSSGRHYWEVDVSQAEKWIIGVAKESLERKVAGNESFIGYNKKSWGLMFNNGLGVHHNNIYKHLVSDAPVEFVGVYLDFKAGHLAFYQLCDTIRHLHTFTASFSEPLYAAFYLFEKSIISIMR, from the coding sequence ATGGCGTCTGCTGATCTGAGGGCCGAGCTGGACTGCTCCATCTGCCTGAGCTTCTATACAGATCCTGTATCCCTGAGATGTGGACACAACTTCTGCCGCTCCTGTATTGTGAGTGCGCTGGATGCGCAGGAGGCAGCTGGAGTGTATTCCTGTCCTGACTGCAGAGCAGAATATCCAGAGCGTCTGGCCCTGGAGAAGAACAGGAAGCTGGGGAACATAGTGGAGCGTTTATTATCTGCTCAGCCTGATATGGAGGAGACCGGGATCTTCTGTACTTATTGCGATTCTCCTGTATCGGCTGTGAAGACATGTCTGCAGTGTGAGGCCTCGTTTTGTGAAAAGcacttgagtagacacagcaagtCATCAGAACATACTTTAGTTGAACCTACTGTTACCCTGAGAGAAAGAAAATGCTCCACACACAAAGAGGTTCTGAAATACTATTGTCCTATTGATGCCGCCTGTATTTGTGTGTCTTGCTGGGTGGCTGGAGACCACAAGGGACATGATGTGGAGCTACTGGATGTGGCCTCTGTGAAGAAGAAGGAGAAATTGAGATCTGTCATTGAGAATCTGAAGTCTGCGAGAGAAGAAGCTGCAAGAAGAGTCCAGAAGCTAAAATATCATGAGACACGACAGAAGGTAAAATCGGCCAGATTTGCTGAGAGAGTCACTGGTCTGTTTACTGATTTCAAGGAGAAGCTGAATGATCTAGAAAAGTTAATCCAGGGTGAGATTTCCAGACAGAAGGATCAGGTGTCATTCTCAGTCCAAGATCTGATCATACAGGTGGAGCTACAGAAGGGTGATCTGAGCAAGAAGATTGATCGATTTGAGGGATTATGTAATATCACTGAACCTTTGTCCTTACTACAGGAAGATATAAGCAATGGTGACATCAGTGATCGGagctgtgatgtcatcaggaATGTTAAAGATGCtcagtgtctggatgaaggcataGTTTCGCTGATATTTCAAAGAGGACTATTACGCTTCGCTGATAATCTGAAGAAGAGACCGTTTCCAGTGACTAAGAAATCAGATGTATTACTGGATATAGAAACGGCTCATAATAACATTATTATATCCCTGGATCTCAGATCTGCTTCTTATACCCCAACATTACAGAACAGACTTGATGGGCCCAAGAGGTTCAAATCCGTTCAGGTGTTAAGTTCCCGCAGCTTCTCCTCTGGGAGACATTACTGGGAGGTGGATGTGAGTCAGGCAGAGAAATGGATCATTGGAGTGGCCAAGGAAAGTCTGGAGAGGAAGGTGGCTGGAAACGAATCGTTTATTGGTTATAATAAGAAATCCTGGGGTTTGATGTTTAATAATGGTCTTGGAGTCCATCATAACAATATCTATAAGCACCTGGTGTCAGACGCTCCTGTGGAGTTTGTTGGGGTCTATCTGGACTTTAAGGCCGGGCATCTCGCTTTCTATCAGCTGTGTGACACCATCAGACACTTACACACCTTCACCGCCTCCTTCTCTGAGCCACTCTATGCCGCTTTCTATCTGTTTGAAAAGTCCATTATTAGCATCATGAGATAA
- the LOC121008561 gene encoding LOW QUALITY PROTEIN: E3 ubiquitin/ISG15 ligase TRIM25-like (The sequence of the model RefSeq protein was modified relative to this genomic sequence to represent the inferred CDS: inserted 2 bases in 1 codon): MKRDFRFLLLRTTMASADLRDELECSICLSLYTDPVSLRCGHNFCRSCIMSALDAEEAAGVYSCPDCRAKYPERPALEKNRKLGNIVEHFLSAQPDIEETRIFCTYCTKSPVLAVRTCLQCEASFCEKHLRRHSKSSEHTLVEPTVTLEDRKCSTHKEVLKYYCPMDAACICVSCWVAGDHKGHDVELLDVASKKVIEKVKFERVEAGRRVQRLKDHKTEQEEKSVRLAEKVTGLFTDLKEKLDDLEIRIQGEVSRQKEQVSLSVSDLVKQVELHKDELTKKINQFEGLFNFTDPLTFLKENLNRVDISDRSCDIIGDVRDAQCLGEDLVSQILHRGLLHFAKNLTYMKXKETVPVMEKSDVLLDIDTAHNKINISRDLKSAFYTATSKGRPDGPQRFISCQVLSSRSFSSGTQYWEVDVSRAEKWIIGVAEESLERKVHGNESFIGYNEKSWGLMLINSFGVHHNNIYKPLVSDSSVKVVGVYLDYEAGRLSFYQLCDPIRHLHTFTASFSEPLYAAFYLFENSSIRIMN, encoded by the exons AT GAAA AGAGA CTTTCGGTTCCTGCTCCTCCGTACCACAATGGCGTCTGCTGATCTGAGGGACGAGCTGGAGTGCTCCATCTGCCTGAGCCTCTATACAGATCCTGTATCCCTGAGATGTGGACACAACTTCTGCCGCTCCTGTATTATGAGTGCGCTGGATGCAGAGGAGGCAGCTGGAGTGTATTCATGTCCTGACTGCAGAGCAAAATATCCGGAGCGTCCGGCCCTGGAGAAGAACAGGAAGCTGGGGAACATAGTGGAGCATTTCTTATCTGCTCAGCCTGATATAGAGGAGACCAGGATCTTCTGTACTTACTGTACTAAGTCTCCTGTACTGGCCGTGAGGACATGTCTGCAGTGTGAGGCCTCGTTCTGTGAAAAGCATTTAAGAAGACACAGTAAGTCATCAGAACATACTTTGGTTGAACCTACTGTTACCCTGGAGGACAGAAAATGCTCCACACACAAAGAGGTTCTGAAATATTACTGTCCGATGGACGCCGCCTGTATCTGTGTGTCCTGCTGGGTGGCCGGAGACCACAAGGGACATGACGTGGAACTACTGGACGTGGCCTCTAAGAAGGTGATTGAGAAAGTGAAGTTTGAGAGAGTAGAAGCTGGAAGAAGAGTCCAGAGATTAAAGGATCATAAGACAGAACAGGAAGAGAAATCAGTCAGACTCGCTGAGAAAGTCACTGGTCTTTTTACTGATCTCAAGGAGAAGCTGGATGATCTAGAAATAAGAATCCAGGGTGAGGTTTCCAGACAGAAGGAGCAGGTGTCACTCTCAGTCTCTGATCTGGTGAAACAGGTGGAGCTACACAAAGATGAGCTGACCAAGAAGATTAATCAATTTGAAGGATTATTTAATTTCACAGATCCACTGACTTTCCTAAAAGAAAATTTAAACCGTGTTGACATCAGTGATAGGAGCTGTGATATCATCGGTGATGTAAGAGACGCTCAGTGTCTGGGTGAAGACTTAGTCTCACAGATATTACACAGAGGACTGTTACACTTTGCCAAGAATCTAACTTATATGAA AAAAGAGACAGTTCCAGTGATGGAGAAATCCGACGTACTGCTGGATATAGACACGGCTCATAATAAGATTAATATATCACGGGATCTCAAATCTGCATTTTATACCGCAACATCAAAGGGCAGACCCGATGGGCCCCAGAGGTTTATATCCTGTCAGGTTTTAAGCTCCAGAAGCTTCTCCTCTGGGACACAATACTGGGAGGTTGATGTGAGTCGGGCGGAGAAATGGATCATTGGAGTGGCCGAGGAAAGTCTGGAGAGGAAGGTTCATGGAAATGAATCTTTTATTGGTTATAATGAGAAATCCTGGGGTTTgatgttaattaatagttttggtGTGCATCATAACAATATCTATAAGCCACTGGTGTCAGATTCTTCTGTGAAGGTTGTCGGGGTCTATCTGGACTATGAGGCCGGGCGTCTGTCCTTCTATCAACTATGTGACCCCATCAGACACTTACACACCTTCACAGCCTCCTTCTCCGAGCCGCTCTATGCCGCTTTCTATCTGTTTGAGAATTCCAGTATTAGAATCATGAATTAA